A window of the Streptomyces sp. JB150 genome harbors these coding sequences:
- a CDS encoding ABC transporter permease subunit: MTATLVKEASPPAAAAADTRRRPRRRGRIIALLFVFPALLLLGALVVYPVLFSVGRSFFDAGGTRFVGGENYAEMFRDPATLKAIRNTAIWVVVAPTLLTGLGLILAVLVEKVRWATAFKLLLFMPMAVSFLAAGIIFRLAYDEDPDKGVLNAAVVSVHDAFTGTSSYPTARARDGQGLTREADGAYRTSTAAAPGDTVALGLVGVQPKDLPGGAEPARAAAARTAAPGELRGVVYLDFTPGGGGEQGRVDPRESGLPEMRVEAVRGGEVVAATTTASDGSFRFGGLTDGSYTVRLPASNFAPPYEGVSWLGPALVTPAIIGAYLWIWTGFAMVLIGAGLSTLPRDALEAARMDGANEWQIFRRITVPLLAPVLTVVFVTLVINVMKVFDLVYIIAPGPVQEDATVLATQMWLVSFGGGNNQGLGSALGVLLLLLVVPAMVFNVRRFRRSQR, translated from the coding sequence ATGACCGCCACCCTCGTGAAAGAGGCGAGCCCGCCGGCCGCCGCGGCCGCCGACACCCGTCGGCGCCCGCGGCGCCGGGGCCGGATCATCGCCTTGCTCTTCGTCTTCCCCGCGCTGCTCCTGCTGGGCGCCCTCGTCGTCTACCCGGTGCTGTTCTCGGTCGGCCGCAGCTTCTTCGACGCCGGCGGGACCCGGTTCGTCGGCGGCGAGAACTACGCCGAGATGTTCCGTGACCCCGCCACCCTCAAGGCCATCCGCAACACCGCGATCTGGGTCGTGGTCGCGCCGACCCTGCTGACCGGCCTCGGACTGATCCTCGCCGTCCTCGTCGAGAAGGTCCGCTGGGCCACCGCGTTCAAGCTGCTGCTGTTCATGCCGATGGCGGTCTCCTTCCTCGCCGCCGGCATCATCTTCCGGCTCGCCTACGACGAGGATCCCGACAAGGGCGTGCTGAACGCGGCCGTGGTCTCCGTCCACGACGCCTTCACCGGCACCTCCTCCTATCCCACGGCCCGCGCCCGCGACGGCCAGGGCCTGACCAGGGAGGCGGACGGCGCCTACCGCACGAGCACCGCCGCCGCACCGGGCGACACGGTGGCGCTCGGCCTGGTCGGCGTCCAGCCCAAGGACCTGCCCGGCGGCGCCGAACCCGCCCGCGCCGCGGCCGCGCGCACGGCCGCCCCCGGCGAACTGCGCGGCGTCGTCTACCTGGACTTCACGCCCGGCGGGGGAGGGGAGCAGGGCAGGGTCGACCCGCGCGAGAGCGGCCTGCCGGAGATGAGGGTCGAGGCGGTGCGCGGCGGCGAGGTGGTCGCCGCCACGACCACGGCGTCCGACGGCTCGTTCCGCTTCGGCGGCCTCACCGACGGCTCCTACACCGTCAGGCTGCCCGCCTCGAACTTCGCCCCGCCCTACGAGGGCGTCTCCTGGCTCGGCCCCGCGCTCGTCACGCCCGCCATCATCGGGGCGTACCTGTGGATCTGGACGGGCTTCGCGATGGTGCTGATCGGCGCGGGCCTGTCCACGCTGCCCCGGGACGCGCTGGAGGCGGCACGGATGGACGGCGCCAACGAGTGGCAGATCTTCCGCCGCATCACGGTGCCCCTGCTCGCACCCGTCCTGACGGTCGTCTTCGTGACCCTCGTCATCAACGTGATGAAGGTCTTCGACCTCGTCTACATCATCGCGCCCGGACCGGTGCAGGAGGACGCGACCGTGCTCGCGACCCAGATGTGGCTGGTGTCGTTCGGCGGCGGCAACAACCAGGGCCTCGGCAGCGCGCTGGGCGTCCTGCTCCTGCTGCTGGTCGTCCCGGCGATGGTCTTCAACGTCCGCCGTTTCCGAAGGAGTCAGCGATGA
- the opcA gene encoding glucose-6-phosphate dehydrogenase assembly protein OpcA, with the protein MKIDLTDTTSSKINKALVQGRRAIGTPAVGMVLTLVIVTDEENAYDALKAANDASREHPSRTLVVIKRVSRTPRDRTQSRLDAEVRVGADAGTGETVVLRLYGDVADHAQSVVLPLLLPDAPVVVWWPVNAPLDPANDPLGALGQRRVTDTYAAEDPVRDLTARAQTYTPGDTDLSWTRITPWRSMLAAALDQVVCEVQGVEVEGEEFNPSCELLAMWLADRLGVPVRRSVSAGPGLTAVRMDTDCGPIVLDRADGSLATLSIKGQPARAVALKRRETAELIAEELRRLDPDDTYASALRFGVERLTAAGAEQPESSEEPEPSRKPKSSKDPESSQTPEPSEEPEAEDGADPVATDAPVAVPEPVEEAAKAPAKKATRKAPAKKAAAK; encoded by the coding sequence ATGAAGATAGACCTCACGGACACCACCTCCAGCAAGATCAACAAGGCGCTGGTGCAGGGGCGCCGGGCCATCGGCACCCCCGCCGTCGGCATGGTGCTCACGCTGGTCATCGTCACCGACGAGGAGAACGCGTACGACGCCCTGAAGGCCGCGAACGACGCCTCGCGCGAGCACCCCTCGCGCACCCTCGTGGTCATCAAGCGGGTCTCGCGCACCCCGCGCGACCGCACCCAGTCCCGCCTGGACGCCGAGGTGCGGGTCGGCGCGGACGCCGGCACGGGCGAGACGGTGGTGCTCCGCCTGTACGGAGACGTGGCCGACCACGCCCAGTCGGTGGTGCTGCCGCTGCTGCTGCCCGACGCCCCCGTGGTCGTGTGGTGGCCGGTCAACGCGCCCCTGGACCCGGCGAACGACCCGCTGGGCGCGCTGGGCCAGCGCCGGGTCACCGACACCTACGCGGCCGAGGACCCGGTGCGGGACCTCACCGCCCGCGCGCAGACCTACACCCCCGGCGACACGGACCTGTCGTGGACCCGCATCACGCCCTGGCGTTCGATGCTGGCCGCGGCGCTGGACCAGGTCGTGTGCGAGGTGCAGGGCGTCGAGGTCGAGGGCGAGGAGTTCAACCCGAGCTGTGAACTGCTGGCGATGTGGCTCGCGGACCGGCTGGGCGTGCCGGTGCGGCGCTCGGTGTCGGCCGGGCCCGGTCTGACCGCGGTCCGCATGGACACCGACTGCGGCCCGATCGTCCTGGACCGCGCCGACGGTTCGCTGGCGACCCTGTCCATCAAGGGCCAGCCGGCCCGCGCGGTGGCGCTGAAGCGGCGTGAGACGGCCGAGCTGATCGCGGAGGAGCTGCGGCGGCTGGACCCGGACGACACGTACGCGTCGGCGCTGCGGTTCGGGGTGGAGCGGCTGACGGCGGCGGGCGCGGAGCAGCCGGAGTCCTCCGAGGAGCCCGAGCCTTCCAGGAAGCCGAAGTCCTCCAAGGACCCGGAGTCTTCCCAGACGCCGGAGCCCTCCGAGGAGCCGGAGGCGGAGGACGGGGCCGACCCGGTCGCGACCGACGCACCGGTGGCGGTCCCCGAACCCGTCGAGGAGGCCGCGAAGGCCCCCGCGAAGAAGGCCACCCGCAAGGCTCCGGCGAAGAAGGCGGCGGCGAAGTGA
- the tkt gene encoding transketolase, translating into MSTKPTTTDLEWTELDQRAVDTARVLAADAVQKVGNGHPGTAMSLAPAAYTLFQKVMRHDPADADWVARDRFVLSAGHSSLTLYTQLYLAGFGLELDDLKAFRTWGSKTPGHPEYGHTTGVETTTGPLGQGVANAVGMAMAARYERGLFDPEAPAGESPFDHYVYCIAGDGCLQEGISAEASSLAGHQKLGNLILLWDDNHISIEGDTETAVSEDTVGRYEAYGWHVQRVEPQANGDLDPKAIYAAIQEAKKVTDKPSFIAMRSIIAWPAPNAQNTEAAHGSALGDEEVAATKRVLGFDPEKTFEVADEVIEHTRKALERGRQAKAEWEKSFQEWRNSNPERAAEFDRIAKGELPAGWEDKIPVFEPGKGVATRAASGKVLQALGEVIPELWGGSADLAGSNNTTIDKTSSFLPEGNPLPEANPYGRTIHFGIREHAMAAEMNGIALHGNTRVYGGTFLVFSDYMRNAVRLSALMHLPVTYVWTHDSIGLGEDGPTHQPVEHLAALRAIPGLNVVRPADANETAIAWREILKRYTKEFGKGQPHGLALTRQGVPTFEPNEDAARGGYVLFEAEGGEPQVILIATGSEVHVAVEAREALQAEGVPTRVVSMPSVEWFEEQDQGYRDSVLPPHVKARVAVEAGIGLTWHKYVGDAGRIVSLEHFGASADGKVLFREYGFTADNVAAVARESLAAAQR; encoded by the coding sequence GTGAGCACCAAGCCGACCACCACAGACCTCGAGTGGACCGAGCTGGACCAGCGGGCCGTGGACACCGCCCGCGTCCTGGCCGCCGACGCCGTACAGAAGGTTGGCAACGGCCATCCGGGTACGGCGATGAGCCTGGCGCCGGCCGCCTACACCCTCTTCCAGAAGGTGATGCGGCACGACCCGGCGGACGCCGACTGGGTCGCCCGCGACCGGTTCGTGCTGTCCGCGGGACACTCGTCCCTGACCCTGTACACCCAGCTGTACCTGGCCGGCTTCGGCCTGGAGCTGGACGACCTGAAGGCCTTCCGGACCTGGGGCTCCAAGACCCCGGGCCACCCCGAGTACGGCCACACCACGGGCGTGGAGACGACGACCGGTCCGCTGGGCCAGGGTGTCGCCAACGCCGTCGGCATGGCCATGGCCGCCCGCTACGAGCGCGGTCTGTTCGACCCGGAGGCCCCCGCCGGGGAGTCCCCCTTCGACCACTACGTCTACTGCATCGCCGGTGACGGCTGCCTCCAGGAGGGCATCTCCGCCGAGGCGTCCTCGCTCGCCGGCCACCAGAAGCTCGGCAACCTGATCCTGCTGTGGGACGACAACCACATCTCGATCGAGGGCGACACCGAGACGGCCGTCTCCGAGGACACCGTGGGGCGCTACGAGGCCTACGGCTGGCACGTCCAGCGCGTCGAGCCGCAGGCCAACGGCGACCTGGACCCCAAGGCGATCTACGCCGCGATCCAGGAGGCCAAGAAGGTCACGGACAAGCCGTCCTTCATCGCCATGCGCTCGATCATCGCCTGGCCCGCCCCGAACGCGCAGAACACCGAGGCCGCGCACGGCTCGGCGCTGGGCGACGAGGAGGTCGCGGCCACCAAGCGCGTCCTCGGCTTCGACCCGGAGAAGACCTTCGAGGTCGCCGACGAGGTCATCGAGCACACCCGCAAGGCCCTGGAGCGGGGCCGCCAGGCCAAGGCCGAGTGGGAGAAGTCCTTCCAGGAGTGGCGCAACAGCAACCCGGAGCGCGCGGCCGAGTTCGACCGCATCGCCAAGGGTGAGCTGCCGGCCGGCTGGGAGGATAAGATCCCGGTCTTCGAGCCCGGCAAGGGCGTCGCCACCCGTGCCGCCTCCGGCAAGGTGCTCCAGGCGCTGGGCGAGGTCATCCCCGAGCTGTGGGGCGGCTCCGCCGACCTGGCCGGTTCGAACAACACGACGATCGACAAGACGTCGTCGTTCCTCCCGGAGGGCAACCCGCTGCCGGAGGCGAACCCGTACGGCCGCACGATCCACTTCGGCATCCGCGAGCACGCCATGGCCGCGGAGATGAACGGCATCGCGCTGCACGGCAACACCCGCGTCTACGGCGGCACCTTCCTGGTGTTCTCCGACTACATGCGCAACGCCGTGCGCCTGTCCGCGCTGATGCACCTGCCGGTGACGTACGTGTGGACGCACGACTCCATCGGCCTCGGCGAGGACGGCCCGACCCACCAGCCGGTCGAGCACCTGGCCGCGCTGCGCGCCATCCCGGGCCTGAACGTGGTCCGCCCGGCCGACGCCAACGAGACCGCCATCGCCTGGCGCGAGATCCTCAAGCGGTACACGAAGGAGTTCGGCAAGGGGCAGCCGCACGGTCTGGCGCTGACCCGTCAGGGCGTGCCGACGTTCGAGCCGAACGAGGACGCGGCCAGGGGCGGCTACGTGCTGTTCGAGGCCGAAGGCGGCGAGCCGCAGGTCATCCTGATCGCGACCGGTTCCGAGGTGCACGTGGCCGTCGAGGCGCGCGAGGCGCTCCAGGCCGAGGGCGTGCCGACCCGCGTGGTGTCGATGCCGTCCGTCGAGTGGTTCGAGGAGCAGGACCAGGGGTACCGGGACAGCGTCCTGCCGCCGCACGTGAAGGCGCGTGTCGCGGTCGAGGCCGGTATCGGTCTGACCTGGCACAAGTACGTCGGTGACGCGGGCCGGATCGTCTCCCTGGAGCACTTCGGTGCCTCCGCCGACGGCAAGGTCCTCTTCCGCGAGTACGGCTTCACCGCGGACAACGTGGCCGCCGTGGCCCGGGAATCGCTCGCCGCCGCCCAGCGCTGA
- the zwf gene encoding glucose-6-phosphate dehydrogenase: MSPSVTGANPLRDPADRRLPRIAGPSGLVIFGVTGDLSRKKLMPAVYDLANRGLLPPGFSLVGFARREWQHEDFAQEVHDAVKEHARTPFREEVWQQLIQGMRFVQGTFDDDEAFEKLRATIEELDKAQGTGGNFAFYLSVPPRSFPVVIQQLKKHGLADQTGGSWRRAVIEKPFGHDLRSAEELNKVVHEVFAPDQVFRIDHYLGKETVQNILALRFANTMFEPIWNRSFVDHVQITMAEDIGIGGRAGYYDGIGAARDVIQNHLLQLLALTAMEEPASFDADALAAEKTKVLGAVRLPKDLGRDTVRAQYTAGWQGGAQVRGYLEEEGIDPGSRTDTYAAVKLGIDNRRWAGVPFYLRTGKRLGRRVTEIAVVFQRAPHSPFDTTATEELGSNAIVIRVQPDEGVTVRFGSKVPGTSMEIRDVSMDFAYGESFTESSPEAYERLILDVLLGDSNLFPRTEEVELSWKILDPIEEYWDHNGKPAQYPAGTWGPVEADEMLERDGRSWRRP, translated from the coding sequence TTGTCTCCCTCTGTCACAGGAGCGAACCCGCTTCGTGACCCCGCAGACCGACGGCTCCCGCGCATCGCGGGGCCGTCGGGCCTGGTCATCTTCGGCGTCACGGGCGATCTGTCACGCAAGAAGCTGATGCCCGCCGTCTACGACCTCGCCAACCGGGGTCTGCTGCCGCCGGGCTTCTCGCTGGTGGGCTTCGCCCGCCGCGAGTGGCAGCACGAGGACTTCGCGCAGGAGGTCCACGACGCCGTCAAGGAACACGCCCGCACCCCCTTCCGCGAGGAGGTCTGGCAGCAGCTCATCCAGGGCATGCGGTTCGTCCAGGGCACCTTCGACGACGACGAGGCGTTCGAGAAGCTGCGCGCCACGATCGAGGAACTGGACAAGGCCCAGGGCACCGGCGGCAACTTCGCCTTCTATCTGTCCGTGCCGCCGCGCTCCTTCCCGGTGGTCATCCAGCAGCTGAAGAAGCACGGCCTGGCCGACCAGACCGGCGGCTCCTGGCGGCGCGCGGTCATCGAGAAGCCGTTCGGTCACGACCTGAGGTCGGCGGAGGAGCTGAACAAGGTCGTCCACGAGGTGTTCGCGCCGGACCAGGTGTTCCGGATCGACCACTACCTGGGCAAGGAGACCGTCCAGAACATCCTGGCGCTGCGGTTCGCGAACACGATGTTCGAGCCGATCTGGAACCGGTCGTTCGTGGACCATGTGCAGATCACGATGGCCGAGGACATCGGCATCGGCGGCCGGGCCGGCTACTACGACGGCATCGGCGCCGCCCGGGACGTCATCCAGAACCACCTGCTGCAGCTGCTCGCGCTGACCGCGATGGAGGAGCCCGCCTCCTTCGACGCGGACGCGCTGGCCGCCGAGAAGACCAAGGTGCTCGGCGCGGTGCGGCTGCCGAAGGACCTGGGCCGTGACACCGTGCGCGCCCAGTACACGGCGGGCTGGCAGGGCGGCGCGCAGGTGCGCGGCTACCTGGAGGAGGAGGGCATCGACCCCGGCTCCAGGACCGACACCTACGCGGCCGTCAAGCTGGGCATCGACAACCGCCGCTGGGCGGGCGTCCCCTTCTACCTGCGCACCGGCAAGCGCCTGGGCCGCCGGGTGACGGAGATCGCGGTCGTCTTCCAGCGCGCCCCGCACTCCCCCTTCGACACCACGGCGACGGAGGAACTGGGCTCGAACGCGATCGTGATCCGCGTCCAGCCCGACGAGGGCGTCACGGTCCGGTTCGGCTCGAAGGTGCCGGGCACGTCGATGGAGATCCGGGACGTGTCGATGGACTTCGCCTACGGCGAGTCCTTCACCGAGTCCAGCCCGGAGGCGTACGAGCGGCTGATCCTGGACGTGCTGCTCGGCGACTCGAACCTCTTCCCGCGCACCGAGGAGGTCGAGCTGTCCTGGAAGATCCTCGACCCGATCGAGGAGTACTGGGACCACAACGGCAAGCCGGCCCAGTACCCGGCCGGCACCTGGGGTCCCGTCGAGGCCGACGAGATGCTGGAGCGAGACGGACGGAGCTGGCGCCGGCCATGA
- a CDS encoding carbohydrate ABC transporter permease, whose amino-acid sequence MNAIRRGLGNGLVQAFLVVTGLVWMTPLAGLFLSSLRSAEDTATGGWWTVFTSPGQLSFDNYSALLDNSGITQAFWNTVLISVPATALVVVIAALAGYAFAWLDFPLREPLFLLVVALLVVPVQIGLLPVAKLFGQLGLFGTIPGVVLFHVAYGLPFAVFLLRNYFAEIPKEMLEAARMDGGSEWRIFTRLVLPVGRPAIASLAIFQFLWVWNDMLVALLFADSSAQPLTVELQSQIRQFGSNIDVLAPGAFLSLVVPVAVFFAFQRHFVQGVMAGSVK is encoded by the coding sequence ATGAACGCCATCCGGCGCGGGCTGGGCAACGGGCTCGTCCAGGCCTTCCTCGTGGTGACCGGCCTGGTGTGGATGACACCGCTCGCCGGCCTGTTCCTCTCCTCGCTGCGCTCCGCCGAGGACACCGCGACCGGCGGCTGGTGGACGGTCTTCACCAGCCCCGGGCAGCTCTCCTTCGACAACTACTCCGCGCTGCTGGACAACTCGGGCATCACCCAGGCCTTCTGGAACACGGTCCTGATCTCCGTCCCGGCGACCGCCCTGGTCGTCGTCATCGCGGCACTCGCCGGATACGCCTTCGCCTGGCTGGACTTCCCACTGCGCGAGCCGCTGTTCCTGCTGGTGGTGGCGCTGCTGGTGGTCCCCGTGCAGATCGGCCTGCTGCCGGTCGCCAAACTCTTCGGGCAGCTGGGCCTGTTCGGCACGATCCCCGGCGTCGTCCTCTTCCACGTCGCCTACGGCCTGCCGTTCGCCGTGTTCCTGCTGCGCAACTACTTCGCGGAGATCCCGAAGGAGATGCTGGAGGCCGCCCGCATGGACGGCGGCAGCGAGTGGCGCATCTTCACCCGCCTGGTCCTGCCCGTCGGCCGCCCGGCCATCGCCAGCCTCGCCATCTTCCAGTTCCTGTGGGTGTGGAACGACATGCTGGTCGCCCTGCTGTTCGCCGACAGCAGCGCCCAGCCGCTCACCGTCGAACTCCAGTCGCAGATCCGCCAGTTCGGCAGCAACATCGATGTCCTGGCGCCCGGCGCCTTCCTCTCCCTGGTGGTCCCGGTGGCGGTCTTCTTCGCCTTCCAGCGGCACTTCGTGCAGGGCGTGATGGCCGGGTCGGTGAAATAG
- the tal gene encoding transaldolase, producing MTDALKRLSEEGVAIWLDDLSRKRITSGNLAELIDQQHVVGVTTNPTIFQKAISSGDGYDQQLSDLAAREVTVEEAIRMITTADVRDAADILRPVYDATGGQDGRVSIEVDPRLAHNTKATVAEAKQLAWLVDRPNTLIKIPATEAGLPAITEVIGNGISVNVTLIFSLERYRKVMDAYLSGLEKAKEKGLDLSQIHSVASFFVSRVDTEIDKRLDALGTDEAKALRGKAALANARLAYQAYEEVFSSDRWSKLESAGANKQRPLWASTGVKDPAYKDTLYVDELVAPNTVNTMPEATLLATEDHGQITGDTVAGTYEQARADLDAIAELGISYDEVVQLLEDEGVEKFEASWNDLLASTEAELKRLAPAEG from the coding sequence ATGACAGACGCACTCAAGCGCCTCTCCGAGGAAGGCGTCGCGATCTGGCTGGACGACCTGTCGCGCAAGCGGATCACCTCCGGCAACCTCGCGGAGTTGATCGACCAGCAGCACGTCGTGGGCGTCACCACCAACCCGACCATCTTCCAGAAGGCGATCAGCAGCGGCGACGGCTACGACCAGCAGCTGTCCGACCTCGCCGCCCGCGAGGTGACGGTCGAAGAGGCCATCCGCATGATCACCACGGCGGACGTCCGGGACGCCGCCGACATCCTGCGCCCGGTCTACGACGCGACCGGCGGCCAGGACGGCCGGGTGTCGATCGAGGTCGACCCGCGCCTCGCGCACAACACCAAGGCGACCGTCGCCGAGGCCAAGCAGCTGGCCTGGCTGGTGGACCGCCCCAACACGCTGATCAAGATCCCGGCGACCGAGGCGGGCCTGCCCGCGATCACCGAAGTGATCGGCAACGGCATCAGCGTCAACGTCACGCTGATCTTCTCGCTGGAGCGCTACCGCAAGGTCATGGACGCCTACCTCTCCGGCCTGGAGAAGGCGAAGGAGAAGGGTCTCGACCTCTCGCAGATCCACTCCGTGGCGTCCTTCTTCGTGTCCCGCGTGGACACCGAGATCGACAAGCGGCTCGACGCGCTCGGCACCGACGAGGCCAAGGCGCTGCGCGGCAAGGCCGCCCTCGCCAACGCCCGGCTCGCCTACCAGGCGTACGAGGAGGTCTTCTCCTCCGACCGCTGGAGCAAGCTGGAGAGCGCCGGCGCCAACAAGCAGCGTCCGCTGTGGGCGTCGACCGGTGTGAAGGACCCGGCGTACAAGGACACGCTGTACGTGGACGAGCTGGTCGCCCCGAACACCGTGAACACCATGCCGGAGGCCACCCTGCTGGCCACCGAGGACCACGGGCAGATCACCGGCGACACCGTCGCGGGCACCTACGAGCAGGCCCGCGCCGACCTGGACGCGATCGCGGAGCTCGGGATCTCGTACGACGAGGTGGTGCAGCTCCTGGAGGACGAGGGCGTCGAGAAGTTCGAGGCGTCCTGGAACGACCTGCTGGCGTCGACCGAGGCCGAGCTGAAGCGCCTCGCCCCCGCGGAGGGCTGA
- the pgl gene encoding 6-phosphogluconolactonase has product MSTPQLVVHRDKELMAQAAAARLITRIVDAQASRGSASVVLTGGRNGNGVLAALAAAPARDAVDWSRLDLWWGDERFLPEGDPDRNVTQAREALLDSVPLDPERVHAMPASDGPYGSDVDAAAAAYAEELARAAGPKNHGGVPAFDVLMLGVGPDTHVASLFPELPAVRETERTVVGVRGAPKPPPTRVTLTLPAIRAAREVWLLAAGEDKAQAAAIALSGAGEVQAPAAGARGRSRTLWLLDAAAASRLPRALYPPATP; this is encoded by the coding sequence GTGAGCACTCCGCAGCTGGTCGTGCACCGCGACAAGGAGCTGATGGCGCAGGCCGCGGCGGCCCGGCTGATCACGAGGATCGTGGACGCGCAGGCCTCGCGCGGCTCGGCGTCGGTGGTCCTCACCGGCGGCCGCAACGGCAACGGCGTGCTGGCCGCCCTGGCCGCCGCGCCCGCGCGGGACGCGGTCGACTGGTCGCGGCTGGACCTGTGGTGGGGTGACGAGCGGTTCCTGCCCGAGGGCGACCCGGACCGCAATGTCACCCAGGCCCGCGAGGCCCTGCTGGACTCCGTGCCGCTGGACCCGGAGCGGGTCCACGCGATGCCCGCCTCGGACGGCCCGTACGGCTCCGACGTGGACGCGGCGGCCGCCGCCTACGCCGAGGAGCTGGCCCGCGCGGCCGGCCCGAAAAACCACGGCGGGGTCCCGGCGTTCGACGTGCTGATGCTCGGCGTCGGCCCGGACACGCACGTGGCCTCGCTCTTCCCGGAGCTGCCCGCGGTGCGCGAGACCGAGCGCACGGTGGTCGGCGTGCGCGGCGCGCCCAAGCCCCCGCCGACCCGTGTCACCCTCACCCTCCCGGCGATCCGGGCGGCCCGCGAGGTGTGGCTGCTGGCGGCCGGTGAGGACAAGGCACAGGCCGCGGCCATCGCCCTGTCCGGCGCGGGCGAGGTGCAGGCCCCGGCCGCGGGCGCCCGGGGCCGCTCCCGCACCCTGTGGCTCCTGGACGCGGCGGCGGCCTCCCGGCTGCCGCGCGCCCTGTACCCACCGGCGACGCCGTGA
- a CDS encoding ABC transporter substrate-binding protein codes for MMRRRTTLLTTCTALALALGATACGGGPVTAGGGDQALSGQTVTVAGVWSGTEQKNFQKVLDAFTEKTGAKTQFVSTGDNVSTVVGSKIEGGNAPDVVMVPQVGVLQQFAEQGWLTPLSEKTEQAVDAGFAPVWKKYGSVDGKLYGLYFKAAHKSTVWYSPDALAQAGVKPPKTYDEMLKAGRTVSDSGLAAFSVAGQDGWTLTDWFENVYLSQAGPEKYDALAAHELKWSDASVVKALETLGTLFKHKQLVAGGQKGALNTDFPGSVEKVFGPKPEAGMVYEGDFVAGVAKDQFGKAIGEDADFFPFPAVGGGKPPVVSGGDAAVVLKDGKNRKAAMALLEYLATPEAAAVWAEAGGFLSPHKKLDLASYGDDVTRAIARSLVAAGDSVRFDMSDQAPAAFGGTKGAGEWKILQDFLRDPSDPKATAERLEAAAAKAYRG; via the coding sequence ATGATGCGACGACGTACCACCCTGCTCACCACCTGTACCGCCCTCGCCCTGGCCCTCGGCGCGACCGCCTGCGGCGGCGGTCCCGTCACGGCCGGCGGCGGCGACCAGGCGCTCAGCGGCCAGACCGTCACCGTGGCCGGTGTCTGGTCCGGCACCGAGCAGAAGAACTTCCAGAAGGTGCTCGACGCCTTCACCGAGAAGACCGGCGCCAAGACCCAGTTCGTCTCCACCGGCGACAACGTCTCCACCGTCGTCGGCAGCAAGATCGAGGGCGGCAACGCCCCCGACGTCGTGATGGTCCCGCAGGTCGGCGTGCTCCAGCAGTTCGCCGAGCAGGGCTGGCTCACGCCGCTGTCCGAGAAGACCGAGCAGGCCGTCGACGCGGGCTTCGCCCCCGTCTGGAAGAAGTACGGCAGCGTCGACGGCAAGCTGTACGGCCTCTACTTCAAGGCCGCCCACAAGTCGACCGTCTGGTACAGCCCCGACGCCCTCGCCCAGGCGGGCGTGAAGCCGCCGAAGACGTACGACGAGATGCTGAAGGCCGGGCGGACCGTCTCCGACTCCGGGCTCGCCGCCTTCTCGGTCGCCGGACAGGACGGCTGGACCCTCACCGACTGGTTCGAGAACGTCTACCTCTCCCAGGCCGGCCCCGAGAAATACGACGCCCTGGCCGCGCACGAGCTGAAGTGGAGCGACGCGAGCGTGGTGAAGGCGCTGGAGACGCTCGGCACGCTCTTCAAGCACAAGCAGCTCGTCGCGGGCGGCCAGAAGGGCGCCCTCAACACCGACTTCCCCGGCTCGGTCGAGAAGGTCTTCGGCCCGAAGCCCGAGGCGGGCATGGTCTACGAGGGCGACTTCGTCGCCGGTGTCGCCAAGGACCAGTTCGGCAAGGCGATCGGCGAGGACGCGGACTTCTTCCCGTTCCCGGCGGTCGGCGGCGGCAAGCCGCCCGTCGTCAGCGGCGGCGACGCGGCCGTCGTCCTGAAGGACGGCAAGAACCGCAAGGCCGCCATGGCGCTCCTGGAGTACCTGGCCACCCCCGAGGCCGCGGCCGTGTGGGCCGAGGCCGGCGGCTTCCTCTCGCCCCACAAGAAGCTCGACCTCGCCTCTTACGGCGACGACGTCACCCGCGCCATCGCCCGGTCCCTCGTCGCGGCCGGCGACTCGGTCCGCTTCGACATGTCCGACCAGGCCCCCGCCGCCTTCGGCGGCACCAAGGGCGCGGGCGAGTGGAAGATCCTCCAGGACTTCCTGCGCGACCCGTCCGACCCGAAGGCCACCGCGGAGCGGCTGGAGGCCGCGGCGGCGAAGGCGTACCGGGGCTGA